Genomic segment of Citrus sinensis cultivar Valencia sweet orange chromosome 7, DVS_A1.0, whole genome shotgun sequence:
AAATGATTACCCGTCATGCTccatccattttaatttttaagaacaAGGCGTAACCCAAAAAACACCCCCTTTCCAATTTAAGtcccccacccccacccccccTCCTTTACAAGAAGTTAGACAAAATCACTTGCTGTAAAGAGAAATGGCACTTTCAACCTTCAAGTTATATAGATGTGTTACGTACATATCCTATATTTTAACAActcaataaaaacaaacaattgtccAACTAACTCTTTTAGAAATCAGAAAGATGAAATATACAGTCAACATCTAAGCAATTCACAGTTTGcagcataaaaataatatccaATTCTAGAACCTACCCAAGTTACTTAATCCAACCAGATCAGATTTTATAGGTGTCTTAGGACGTCATTAGGTTAtgttaaatggaaaattaagtTACTGGTTATTATTCATAGACACCTAGTACGCCCTCCTCTTTTTCCTCTTATCGTTCTTCTTATTCTACACTTATTCTTCACTTCTCTTCTTTTTGTCTAtcttttataatctaaattcTCTACATAGTTCTTAACTAATGTGTCCCTTAATATAATTGAGAATCATCCATTTTCTAGTGACATCTAAACCTTCATATTTAAACTACCAGCACCACTACCCTAATCCATTACAGAAACTGTTTGTGGCCTAGCAGCAGCATTTCTCCTTTAAACCAAATTTTcccatcttttattttatgtaataaattcCCCACCTCATTTCTCCTTTAAATCAAACCCCtattttaaatctttgaaAACACCTTAACAGTAAATGTTTTTCTTATCCTTTACATCAACTAATTCATCAAACATCAACTCTAGATCCAGCATCCCAATAACCTGCCTCTACATTCTACATCCACAAAAGAAACCGTCAATATCAAGTGAAAGAGGGCATCTCAAAACCTTCATTCAACACCAAAAGAAAGGGCACTAAGCCAAATATCCATTCCTCAAGTAAGCCCATGAACCCAAACTTTGATACTCAAAAACCCCATTTTCATATCTACGATTGGAATGCAACTTGCTAGGGTTGCTGTTAGGAACACGCACTAACTTGAAACAAGAAACTGCCACTAATACCACTTTGCACGTTTATTCTACATCCACAAAAGAAACCGTCAATATCAAGTGAAAGAGGGCATCTCAAAACCTTCATTCAACACCAAAAGAAAGGGCACTAAGCCAAATATCCATTCCTCAAGTAAGCCCATGAACCCAAACTTTGATACTCAAAAACCCCATTTTCATATCTACGATTGGAATGCAACTTGCTAGGGTTGCTGTTAGGAACATGCACTAACTTCAAACAAGAAACTGCCACATACCACTTTGCACGTTTATTTTCACAAACACACAAGCCAAACTCAAAACAGATAGTGCAGTTAGGAGAAACCAACCTAGAAGGTAATTGAGGAAAGAAAATTGTATAAATCCTTTTTTCGCTTTGATACCACTCTTCAAAGTTCTATTCTGTCATAATTCCAAACAAATTGAGTAGTACCAGGGATActacttggaatttaaagtcCTATAATACACATGATTTCTTGAGattcaagaataaaattaggatCAATGGGAAACATGACTtagaaaatatcattaaatgtAGTTAggtaaatgaaaatattttcaatgatTTATAGAACTAAAATAAGAGGTTCgaagcatttcttttttatctttgatggtatatatttatatcccaaaaaaaaaaaggctccGGGGAGTTCAGTTTTAATCGCGATTTCTTCGAAGATCTCTCAcagatgaaaaataattattaggcTTCAGAATAGACATACCGATCTGACAAATGGCTGTTGGAACAACCAACCAAGAATGGGTATCCTCTGCAAGAAAACTGAGAGTGTAGGCCAGAAGCCACTgcgaaaaaaaataaaaataaaaaatcaacttcaatCTATTGTTTGAATGAACTACAGAGGgggaccaaaaaaaaagattctaTTTACCTGAAGAGTACAATGAAGCCATATGTCTCAAGAATCATTCCCAAAATTGGCCATCCGATAACAACAAAGAAGAAGCCAACACCAAAAGAGATAGTTCCCTGCACAGTGAAAGGAGCACAAGTAGTTTAGAAAAAGGAGCAATAGTTGAACACCATACATGCACAGAACATGAGAATAAATCAAACCTTATAATTCTGACGTTTCATAAAGAATTGCATGGTCGACTTCAAACCAATAGTAAGAGACACCCCTGCAATGAAGAGAATCTAAAGGGAAACAAGGAAAGCCGATGGTAGTCAAAtgtcattttgaaaaaaatacaaaaaaataaaaacctgaAAAGGGAACTTAGTAGTGACAAGACTCACATTTCCCATGGCAAGTAGTCCCTTGTCGAAGAAAAAGATGATTCCCAAGAATGTGAAAAAAATGCCAAATCCTGTCAACCCCAGCCCAATCTCTGTTCCATTTCAAAATAGCAATTATTAAGGGTGGAAAAGCTTTGGAGCAAAAAGAAGCATGCCAACTGCCGCTTTAAACACCTCATGTAAAGCCACAACAAAGCAAAGCAACATGAATCCTACAAAACTccactaaataataatgttgCTAGCagaaatcattttaatttgaatttaaaaagtgaC
This window contains:
- the LOC102613583 gene encoding vesicle transport protein GOT1-like translates to MVSFEMNDRKKIGLGLTGFGIFFTFLGIIFFFDKGLLAMGNILFIAGVSLTIGLKSTMQFFMKRQNYKGTISFGVGFFFVVIGWPILGMILETYGFIVLFSGFWPTLSVFLQRIPILGWLFQQPFVRSFFDRYRSRRVPV